The following coding sequences lie in one Cloeon dipterum chromosome 1, ieCloDipt1.1, whole genome shotgun sequence genomic window:
- the LOC135934099 gene encoding lipid transferase CIDEB-like, with translation MSDDAGQPLVEFKVWDCARQRSENIAATSLNDLIIRASEALGMPVARVCLEQDGTEVDEEEYFNMLEKDTPLMALEEGDRWMPFSAKYQLVMDKERGVCERSSIFMDDVEILGNMDPDFFNDIVPDKLFLEVVRDSCRSSAPVQNAAQQREAVN, from the exons ATGAGCGACGACGCTGGCCAGCCCTTGGTGGAATTCAAGGTTTGGGACTGCGCCAGGCAGAGGTCGGAAAACATCGCAGCCACCTCGCTCAACGACCTGATCATTAGAG CTTCGGAGGCGCTAGGCATGCCGGTGGCTCGCGTGTGTCTGGAGCAAGATGGCACCGAGGTAGACGAGGAGGAGTACTTCAATATGCTGGAAAAGGACACACCGCTGATGGCTCTGGAAGAGGGCGACCGTTGGATGCCCTTCTCGGCTAA GTACCAACTGGTGATGGACAAGGAGAGGGGCGTTTGCGAGCGCAGCAGCATCTTTATGGACGACGTCGAAATCCTCGGCAACATGGACCCCGACTTCTTCAATGACATAGTGCCCGACAAATTGTTCTTGGAGGTGGTGCGCGACTCGTGCCGCTCAAGCGCGCCCGTGCAAAACGCAGCTCAACAGCGCGAGGCCGTCAACTAA
- the LOC135944422 gene encoding cuticle protein 21-like yields the protein MARISALLAVFGTLIASISTAAALPLVAAAAPVAYNAAPLVARAAFPYAAAYSAAPVAYSPYAYPAPALAAYAAPGVAPLAYSAPAVAAAAPVVAKAAVTTPFAYSAAPVAYSSPVVAAAPAPVAYSAPVVAAPAAPVVAAKAVAPVAYSAPVVAARTEDVDANPQYTFAYSVQDGITGDSKAQEESRDGDVVRGSYSLIEPDGVRRTVSYYADSINGFNAVVQRDVPVVAAAAPVAVTPAKVVAAV from the exons ATGGCCCGCATCAGC GCCCTTCTCGCCGTTTTCGGCACCCTGATCGCCAGCATCTCCACCGCCGCAGCTCTACCActggtcgccgccgccgcccctgTGGCCTACAACGCCGCTCCCCTGGTGGCGAGGGCCGCCTTTCCCTACGCTGCCGCCTACTCTGCCGCTCCCGTTGCCTACTCCCCCTACGCCTACCCCGCCCCCGCGCTCGCTGCCTACGCCGCTCCTGGTGTGGCTCCTTTGGCATACTCCGCTCCCGCTGTGGCAGCTGCTGCTCCCGTCGTGGCCAAGGCTGCCGTCACCACCCCCTTCGCTTACTCTGCCGCCCCCGTCGCCTACTCTTCTCCTGTAGTGGCCGCCGCGCCCGCCCCCGTCGCCTACTCTGCGCCCGTCGTCGCGGCTCCCGCCGCCCCCGTCGTCGCCGCCAAGGCTGTCGCTCCCGTTGCCTACAGCGCTCCCGTCGTGGCCGCCCGCACCGAGGACGTCGACGCCAACCCCCAGTACACCTTCGCCTACTCCGTGCAGGACGGCATCACTGGCGACTCCAAGGCCCAGGAGGAATCCCGCGATGGTGACGTCGTGCGCGGCTCCTACTCGCTGATCGAGCCCGACGGTGTCCGCCGCACCGTCAGCTACTACGCCGACTCCATCAACGGCTTCAACGCCGTCGTGCAGCGTGACGTGCCCGtcgtggccgccgccgcccccgtcgCCGTCACCCCCGCCAAGGTCGTTGCCGCCGTCTGA
- the LOC135944414 gene encoding cuticle protein 21-like, whose protein sequence is MRTHFIATANLCSEAKESYRPPSSQLREEVVKFSSRLEKGSAKQEGFSSAAAEYKRRLELLLTTVNLNYSKMAFKFVAFAAFVAVARAGVLQPALTTYAAAPAYSAYAAPALHAAPLAYAAPVAKAVVAAPALAKVAVPAEYDANPHYSYAYSVSDALTGDNKQQQETRDGDVVQGSYSLIEADGTRRTVDYTADPVNGFNAVVHKEAAVAKAVVAAPAIAKVAAPLAYAAPVAHAAYAAPVAHAAYAAPIAHAAYAAPIAHATYAAPIAHATYGKALLG, encoded by the exons ATGAGAACGCATTTTATTGCGACGGCAAATCTCTGCAGTGAGGCGAAGGAAAGTTACCGGCCGCCCAGCAGCCAGCTCCGCGAGGAGGTGGTTAAATTCTCTTCGCGTCTAGAGAAGGGTTCCGCCAAGCAGGAGGGGTTCTCATCTGCTGCGGCCGAGTATAAAAGGCGATTGGAGCTTTTGCTAACCACAGTCAACCTCAACTACTCAAAAATGGCATTCAAG TTCGTCGCCTTCGCCGCCTTCGTGGCCGTTGCTCGTGCCGGAGTCCTCCAGCCCGCCCTGACCACCtacgccgccgcccccgcctactCGGCGTACGCTGCCCCTGCTCTGCACGCCGCTCCCCTGGCCTATGCCGCCCCCGTCGCCAAGGCTGTCGTTGCCGCCCCCGCCCTCGCCAAGGTCGCCGTGCCCGCTGAATACGACGCCAACCCTCACTACAG CTACGCTTACTCCGTGTCCGACGCTCTGACCGGAGAcaacaagcagcagcaggagacCCGCGACGGTGACGTCGTCCAGGGCTCTTACTCCCTCATCGAGGCTGACGGCACCCGCCGCACCGTCGACTACACCGCCGACCCCGTCAACGGATTCAACGCCGTCGTGCACAAGGAGGCCGCCGTCGCCAAGGCTGTTGTCGCCGCCCCCGCCATCGCTAAGGTCGCCGCTCCCCTGGCTTATGCCGCCCCCGTCGCCCACGCCGCTTATGCCGCCCCCGTCGCCCACGCCGCCTATGCTGCCCCCATCGCCCACGCTGCCTACGCCGCCCCCATCGCCCACGCCACCTATGCCGCCCCCATCGCCCACGCTACCTATGGCAAGGCTCTGCTCGGTTAA
- the LOC135944430 gene encoding larval cuticle protein A2B-like: protein MALRLVAFLALVAASRAGVPFGYAAAPAPVAVAPALAPVDAVPQYSFGYSVSDALTGDNKLQHETRHGDIVQGAYSLVEPDGTVRTVNYIADPINGFNAHVSRQPAVVKAAVPAVPAAPVLPAPLVRAPLAAPAPVFAGPAVAPAVAPAPFAPYAAYPGYGAPVARFIG from the exons ATGGCTCTCAGA CTGGTCGCATTCCTCGCGTTGGTGGCAGCTTCCCGTGCCGGTGTTCCATTCGGTTACGCAGCTGCCCCCGCGCCCGTCGCAGTGGCCCCCGCGCTCGCCCCGGTCGACGCCGTGCCCCAGTACTCGTTTGGGTACTCGGTGAGCGACGCCCTGACCGGTGACAACAAGCTGCAGCACGAGACCCGCCACGGAGACATCGTGCAGGGCGCCTACTCCCTCGTTGAGCCCGACGGCACCGTGCGCACCGTCAACTACATCGCCGACCCCATCAACGGATTCAACGCCCACGTCAGCAGGCAGCCCGCCGTGGTCAAGGCCGCCGTGCCCGCTGTGCCCGCAGCCCCCGTGCTGCCCGCTCCACTCGTGAGGGCTCCGCTGGCCGCCCCTGCCCCCGTGTTCGCCGGCCCTGCCGTTGCTCCCGCTGTGGCTCCTGCTCCGTTCGCTCCGTACGCTGCGTACCCAGGATATGGCGCGCCAGTCGCCAGGTTCATTGGTTGA